The stretch of DNA ttcgagcgtaaaaagttgatgacgccagataatcctcttgcccaacggctgaccgctggcttgttggaactgctagcccgccaactactgccatataaactggtggacttggaggcctttagaatttgtggccattggcacaccgcaatggagggtccccggaaggaaatatttctcccagaagggcatcccagagctatatggccacgttcaatggcaagtgaatatatctctggcacacagtgtctgtgccaagatacatttaaccacagacacattgtctagcaaacacaggcagagaaggtacataacagttactgcacactgggtgaaccttctgatggccgttaagcatgtaacctgtggcacctgtgtggattttcttaccgccacagattgcatgcaggcctgcctcttcttctcctcctcatactccatcctccgtctcctcctcggctgactcctccttttccactgctactgcctcttccactgcaccccccaagctccccagaacctattcgacgtgccaggtgagatgttgccatgctgtgctgcggctgttctgcctggaagccaagaaccacaccggtcctgcactcctttcagttctgcggtcacaggccgatctgtggctaaccccgctcaatttgacagttgctaAAGTGGTTTgctacaacggtgccaatctgctgagtgcactgaaacaatgcaaaatgacacccaagccgtgcatggcacacgtcctgaacttggtcatgcatcgattcgttgccaaatatccTGGGGTCCAGGAGGTCTTGATgccggccaggaaaatctctggccatattAGAAGcttttacacggccatggcttgccttgatgTACAGCTGCAACactacttgcccgtcagacgtctgatttgtgactgcccgacgtgatggaactccaccttgttgcagaaacgtgccgttaacgactacctgtatgaactctcaggttctgggagcttgttttttttcactgcgccagtggctgctcatgcacgacgcatgcagacttctgcggccatttgatgagatcaccaaactggtcagtcgcagccagggcgccatcagggacatcgtaccttacgccttctttctggagcgtgtcaTTGataaagctgtcgaggagcaggagctataagatgaggaagtcgcaatgctgaaagaATTCCcatgggggggctactccatctgagacaagtcagcaggagtctgaagaggagtcagaggaggatggtggttggggggggaggtggagcaagaagagcaggctttaaacttttcgaggatccttggtgttgtctgtggctggggggaggagacagaggatgaaaCTCTCCTGgccgataagcaggagccagggcgctgcaccgcttccaatttagtgtaaatgggaggccttcatgctccagtgtttgaagagggacccccgtataaaaagcataaagggcaaggacctgtactgggtggcaacgtacttagacccccggtacaaacacaaaatggcggacatgttaccaccatcacagagggctggcagaatgcaccatttccaggccttgctatgagaaatgctacattctgctgttgtgggcagtGGCAGAGgagtttccacccacagcgaaacaggagcgggtaccaatcctaccacgcctgcaaaaagaggggggTTTGAACATGTGTTAGTCACTTCAGATACGAGATCATTcttacagccgccctccggatccagcctcagggaacgcctagacagaCAGGTGTTCGATTACATCGGgttgagggctctttcacacttgcgttggccggatccgtcgtgtagtccatttgccggaattacacgccggatccggaaaaacgagtGAGAACGCATCATTTTTTCATTCCGGATGcgtctttccgtttttttttccggagatacggatccggaaatcctgaaTGCAACGCTTGcgctttttttccggatccgtcgtaCGGATCCGGTATGCAGCCGGATCCGTACGACGGATCCGTCGTGTATTTTTGAGCGGATCCGGTATGCAAAATAATTTCTTATCAGAAACTAATCCTATCACTAAAAATTAATCAGAAAccaataaaatatgcaaatattttggtCTATAAAAAGTAAACCTTTATAAGGGACTAGCTCAGATTCTGCTTAGGATTATCGCCAGGATGATGCCTGAACAAGAGTTTGCTTTCAAAGCCCTGATCTTGGTTTCAAGATGGAGGAAACAACAGCGAGATAGACGTCGGCGTCGTCTTCGTCGGTATTGGGTTCATCCAATTTCGTCAGCACGGATTACCGAAGGAGCATTTGAAGTCCTGTACCCGGAATTGCGTCATTATCCtgaaaaatttaatattttttttcgcaTGAATATGGCTAGCTTTGATGAGCTCCTAGACCGAGTATCACCGAGACTGGCCAGGATGGATACGTATTTCCGCAGGAGTGTGTCACAGAACGACTCATGTTGACCATCCGGTAAGATAATGGAAGATATattaattttaattatttatatgtGTTGTTTAGTATttatatttcattattttttttagaagatTTTTATAGCAGCTATACTAATCTGTATGTATTTAAATATTACAGGCGGTAAATATATATTGATGCTTTCAAGTATAGAAAAATTTTACTCATAACGATATTTATGATAATTCTAGTGATTCAGGCCTTATCAAATTTGACAAATCCATAATTAAAATTTTTAAGTATTTCAAattactattttatttattttttcttcagctTTCTGGCTACAGGTGACAGTTTCACGTCGCTACACTACCATTTCCGGCTTGGGATTTCAACGATTTCAACAATTGTAAAAGAAACGTGTCAAGTTTTATGGGAGGAACTGCATGAGGAGTTCATACCTACTCCCAATCAGCAGAGATGGcttcaaattgaaaaaaaattttatGAGGTGTGTCAATTTCCGCATTGTGTCGGGGCAGTGGACGGAAAACATATCCGTGTTATAAAGCCACCAGGTACCGGAtctgaatttttttattataaaaagtatttttcaATTGTTTTAATGGCCATCGCTGATGCTGAGTACCGGTTTGTGGCAGTTGATATTGGTGCATATGGCCGCACCAATGATTCAATGATTTTTAAAAACTCTTTCATGGGACGGAGCGTGTACAATCGGCAATTTGACTTTCCACCTCCTGAACCTATGCCTGGAACCGACAGTCCACCACTGCCATACATCTTGGTGGGTGATGAAGCTTTCCAAATGTCTGGAAACCTCATTAAACCCTACTCCAGCCGTGGATTGGATGCCACAAAACGCATTTTCAATTATCAGTTAACAAGGGCACGAAGAATGGTCGAGTGCACCTTTGGGATCCTTGTCTCTAAATGGAGAGTTTTTGCTAAACCGATTCAGTTGAAGATTGAAACAGTAGACGAAGTGGTAAAGTGTGGGGTAGTTCTTCACAATTTCATACGGACTAAAGAACCCGCCATTGAGCGAATAATCGAGGACAGCGAAATGACTAGTATTGAAACTTTTGGACCACGTGGTACTGTGGCAGTGTCCGCCATGCGCGATTCATTTGCTGCCTACTTCAGCTCAGATGCTGGACGTTTACAGTGGCAGGACCAGAATGtttaaaattgaaattttttactgttgctgttttttttctccaaaaaattgTTCATTAATAAAGTTTAATAACTTTTTCaaatgtattagtatggtgtttctttttaaataattaatattatttttacaaaaaatCTTATCACCGCATGAGTAGCCACTATAATTGGCTGGCTCCCCAAGCGGtgtgagagcatgtcaggcctttatccaccacaccctctcccaccgcctgtagagcgacagttgcagtgtcgctccacaagcggtgggagagcatgtcaggcctttatccaccacaccctctcccaccgcctgtagagcgacagttgccgtgtcgctccacaagcggtaggagagcatgtcaggccttaatccaccacaccctctcccaccgcctgtagagcgacagttgcagtgtcgctccacaagcggtgggagagcatgtcatgcctttatccaccacaccctctcccaccgcctgtagagaGACAGTTGCAGTGTCGCTCCAcaagcggtgggagagcatgtcaggcctttatccaccacaccctctcccaccgcctgtagagcgacagttgcagtgtcgctccacaagcggtgggagagcatgtcaggcctttatccaccacaccctctcccaccgcctgtagagcgacagttgcagtgtcgctccacaagcggtgggagagcatgtcaggcctttatccaccacaccctctcccaccgcctgtagagcgacagttgcagtgtcgctccacaagcggtgtgagagcatgtcaggcctttatccaccacaccctctcccaccgcctgtagagcgacagttgcagtgtcgctccacaagcggtgggagagcatgtcaggcctttatccaccacaccctctcccaccgcctgtagagcgacagttgcagtgtcgctccacaagcggtgggagagcatgtcaggcctttatttttagataagtaaaaaaaaacacaaggacacATAAAAACATTTAACAGAATTTTACtgaattttataaaataaaaatatatataaataaaacaatattaaTATAAAATTTCAAACAACAAAAATTACAAATCCTGGTATTGAGGATTTGGAGGAGGAGGTTGGGGGGTGGAAGGCAGTGCACGGCTTGATCCCTCTCCACCTTCGTAAGTTCTGGTGGAGACTGAAATGTGTGATGTGGGAGGAGAGACAGCGGGAGTATGCAAACGGTATGGGGGATTGGGTGAAGGAGTTGTCCGAGCCAGCGAAGGAGTGGTGAAAGTTGATTGTTGAAAATAGTTAGGAGGAGAGAGAGAACAGTGTTGAAAAGGCTCGGGGGTTGTAGAATGGGGAGGTGGTTGAGGTGGACGGGTTGGAGTTTGCGGAGGTTGGAAGGGGTGAGGAGGTTGGAAGTGGTGAGGAGGTTGGGAGGGGGATAGGAATGGGAGGGGGGATAGGAATGGGAGGGGGGATAGGTTGGTGGTTGGGGGACAGAAGTTGTGCGGTGTCTCAAATCCCACACCGCATCCTCCACCCTACGTCTCAACTCCAACACCTGGTCGGGCGTGAAGTCCGCCACCAGCTGATTAACTGACAGCCAATAGGGTTGTAGCGGGCCCGGCTGAGAAAACTGCGCCACACACTCCCGCAGACTTCTCAGCTCGGCCTCCATGGCTACAATCCTATTGCTGTAACCACACAAGGTCTCATACAAGAACCTTGTGAGGTCTTCATAATCAGCTTGGCGGCTTCTACCGGCCCTCTGGCGACGCATCAACGCCTCAAAAAGTGGCGCCATAACGGCCATTGTTGCGTCACCAGAGGGCACCAGTAGAGGACGATTTGGGTCCTGACCAGGTGCTGGACGAGGTGGAGAGGGATCCGCGGGTGGCAGCTCAGCAGGGACCGCCTCTTGATGACCTTCACAAGGAGGTTCTGGCGCCCGAGTACTGCTAGTTgttctgtaaaaaaaagaaaaaaagaaaaatttgcaTGTTTTTTAAATAGATTtcaacattttacaatttttttagggATTTTTTTACTTACCTTCGCAGCTCTAGGGTTCTACGTAGGAACCCTAGGGCAGCCGCATAGCGGTACGGCTGCCGGCGGGTTCCGCCAGACCCACTCGGGCGATTGACCTCCTCATTATAGTCTTTCTTATAGCGGTCCCTTATTGTGCGCCATCGTACCATGACTGCCGtctctgaaaaatataaaaataaacattactcTCAAATTACTGGAATTACCAAACTGCAgccctacagctgttgcaaaactactactcccaacatgcctggatagggcatgctgggagttgaagttttgcaacagctggagggccgcagtttggacatGACAGATAACTaatcaatttaaaaaatttaaggaTACTTACTGCAATCTTCCTGTTTGCCTTCACTGAGGTCGTCCCAATCCGTCAGGATTTTTCCACAAATCTCCATCCACAGACTCCGGGTCTGCATGGCGGCGGTCGGTATGGTCCCAGAATGGGACGCGTTCCTCCACCAGATGGATGAGGAGTTCATTGTCGATATAGAAACCATATaattcctcctcatccgttcTGGCAGAGGCCCTTGAACcctaaaaaaatgagaaaataatttattaattttaaaaaataattttataatttACACATATGATATAACAAGATTCAATACTGAGATATGCTCACACGTCCCCGACCGCCGTGTGCTCCCCGGCGCCTTGTGGGTGGTTGCTGACGACCTCTTGAGGCAACAGTAGGATTAGACTAAAATAAAAGAATATCAAACTTAATAACCAAAAATTTAAAGAATTAAGAAAAaacacaatacatttttttttttttttaattaccgaTTCATGGTGTCCACCCCCGCTTTCCTCCTCTCCCGCTGTCGGAGCAGGGCCGGAATACCTCTCCTCCGTTGACGAttgctgtaaaagaaaaaaaataataatattttggaCATGGATGggataataaaataaaactttaaaACATGACATACCGTCTCCAAGCGAACTCGTCGCCTTGGAGGAGAGTTCCCGGACTCACTTGAATAGCCTATTGaaacaattaaaaataattaatcaaTTGATTTTcaatcattgaaaaaaaaaaaactcaaatatgATACTTactggacattttttttaaaagtatcaaGATCAGGTCTGtctcccaaaaaatataacctaagAAAAATGAGAACAAAAAGATGAAAGTTAACACATTAATATTAAACAACAGTACCAACTTAACCAggggactactacccccaacatccaccatgcagtcaccccagccagctgcagtcccaaagaaaaagcacttgggactgaagctggggtgactgtATGGTGGGTCCTGGGGGCAGCATTCCCCAggggactactacccccaacatccaccatgcagtcaccccagccagctgcagtcccaaagaaaaagcacttgggactgaagctggggtgactgtATGGTGGGTCCTGGGGGCAGCATTCCCCAggggactactacccccaacatccaccatgcagtcaccccagccagctgcagtcccaaagaaaaagcactttggactgaagctggggtgactgcatggtgggtCCTGGGGGCAGCATTCCCCAggggactactacccccaacatccaccatgcagtcaccccagccagctgcagtcccaaagaaaaagcacttgagactgaagctggggtgactgtATGGTGGGTCCTGGGGGCAGCATTCCCCAggggactactacccccaacatccaccatgcagtcaccccagccagctgcagtcccaaagaaaaagcacttgggactgaagctggggtgactgtATGGTGGGTCCTGGGGGCAGCATTCCCCAggggactactacccccaacatccaccatgcagtcaccccagccagctgcagtcccaaagaaaaagcactttggactgaagctggggtgactgcatggtgggtCCTGGGGGCAGCATTCCCCAggggactactacccccaacatccaccatgcagtcaccccagccagctgcagtcccaaagaaaaagcacttgggactgaagctggggtgactgtATGGTGGGTCCTGGGGGCAGCATTCCCCAggggactactacccccaacatccaccatgcagtcacttcagccagctgcagtcccaaatAAAAAGCACTTTggactgaagctggggtgactgtATGGTGGGTCCTGGGGGCAGCATTCCCCAggggactactacccccaacatccaccatgcagtcaccccagccagctgcagtcccaaagaaaaagcacttgggactgaagctggggtgactgcatggtgggtCCTGGGGGCAGCATTCCCCAGGGGACTACTACCCCCGAAATTCATTTGCTGCCTCCTACATGCATCTACTATGTCTAGGACATAGTAGATGCATGTAGTTAATGTATTAAAAGACAAAACACACACTGAATACTCACCTCCAGGAGCTGAAAAAACGACCTGTCCTCTCCCGCGCGGGTTGTCTGAGGAAGTTCGCGCCAGCCAAGACCTTCCTACTTCCTGGCGCAGGCGCAGACGCAACTTCCGGATCCGTCGTTGCGTCGTAACAACTGAAGATGTTcggacggatccggaataatacatttcaatgggctattattccggatccgtcgatgcggcaagtgttccggatttttggccggagcaaaaagcgcagcatgctgcggtattttctccggccaaaaaacgttccgttccggaactgaagacatcctgatgcatcctgaacggatttctctccattcagaatgcattaggataatcctgatcaggattcttccggcatagagcccctacgacggaactctatgccggaagaaaagaacgcaagtgtgaaagagccctaaaggctgatgtggacgctctgagaagccaggaaccccttgactactgggagtgcaggcttgacctgtggccagagctggcacaatttgccatggaactcttggcttgcccctcgagtgtcctgtccgaaaggacgttcagcgcatcaGGGGGGGATTGTGAtcaataagcacactcgcctagctcacgacagtgtggactacctcacatttctaaaaatgaatgaggcatggatcttggaggaattcaacacttatgatgaccacatgtaattgaatttcctgacgccagcccacacatattcgccagcacccagaacaaagaatggtccttgccttatgtatatacagcggcataaaaggacttttatgtCAGGTGTGTAGCGGTCTGGTGAAGGAGGGACCGCAGGGCAGGGTTCAAATACAGTACAACAGACGAGGAGGCTGAAACAAATGCTGGTTTTATTGCACAACAAGATATAACAGCTGGCAAATGAGATTAACAGTTATGTGCCGATATGCTAGTGGCGCAATCGACAAATGACAAAAACCGTTTTAACAAGTTTACACAGAATTACAGgaaggttaccgtatttttcgctttataagactcacctgatgataagacgcacctaggtttttgaggaggaaaaaaagaaaaaatatattttgaactaaaaggtgtgcttttggtaggttttgaactaatggtggtctgtggatgacacactgttatggggatctgtggatgacgcactgttatggggggatctgtggatgacgcactgttatgggggatctgtggatgatgcactgttatgggggatctgtggatgacactgatgggggatctgtgaatgacactgaggggaaatctgtgaatgacactgaggggggatctgtgaatgacactgaggggggatctgtgaatgacactgaggggggatctgtgaatgacactgaggggggatctgtgaatgaaactgaggggggatctgtgaatgacactgaggggggatctgtgaatgacactgaggggggatctgtgaatgacactgaggggggatctgtgaatgacactgttgggggatctgtgaatgacactgttgggggatctgtgcattacactgatgggggatctgtgcattacactgatgggggatctgtggatgacatttatggggctctgtggatgacacttatggggctctgtggatgaca from Bufo bufo chromosome 7, aBufBuf1.1, whole genome shotgun sequence encodes:
- the LOC121008773 gene encoding uncharacterized protein LOC121008773, with the protein product MSSYSSESGNSPPRRRVRLETQSSTEERYSGPAPTAGEEESGGGHHESVIKKKKKCIVFFLNSLNFWLLSLIFFYFSLILLLPQEVVSNHPQGAGEHTAVGDVVQGPLPERMRRNYMVSISTMNSSSIWWRNASHSGTIPTAAMQTRSLWMEICGKILTDWDDLSEGKQEDCKTAVMVRWRTIRDRYKKDYNEEVNRPSGSGGTRRQPYRYAAALGFLRRTLELRRTTSSTRAPEPPCEGHQEAVPAELPPADPSPPRPAPGQDPNRPLLVPSGDATMAVMAPLFEALMRRQRAGRSRQADYEDLTRFLYETLCGYSNRIVAMEAELRSLRECVAQFSQPGPLQPYWLSVNQLVADFTPDQVLELRRRVEDAVSLSHLLFNLLVR